The following coding sequences lie in one Gadus macrocephalus chromosome 1, ASM3116895v1 genomic window:
- the LOC132467271 gene encoding putative nuclease HARBI1 — MPRSTVHRIVHRVTEEVVAIRHKVIHLPKTPEDLVAVTNGFAGLARHRTFWKAAGAIDGCHVRIKPPSGPDGHCYRNRKLFSSIILQAVCDHQGRFLDTYVGWPGSVHDSRVLRHSPLYRSLYPPPGHFILADGGYPCLQHPLPLITPYKRPVRGVGAQRFNWHHSRARSIIERAFGMMKTRFRAIFLQALEVHHTFVPHVITACAILHNICLGADDIMAPEEEDEPEDDVEEDEGGDGLEVSGAPWRDQLSAEVSALEEAPPDHQYIQASNIIEKLFLFI, encoded by the exons ATGCCTCGTTCCACTGTCCACCGCATCGTCCACAGGGTCACTGAGGAGGTGGTGGCCATTCGCCACaaa GTCATCCACCTCCCGAAGACCCCTGAAGACCTGGTGGCAGTGACCAATGGGTTTGCAGGGCTGGCAAGACACCGCACTTTTTGGAAAGCAGCGGGAGCAATCGACGGCTGCCATGTCCGTATCAAGCCACCGAGCGGCCCTGATGGTCACTGCTACAGGAACAGGAAACTGTTTTCCTCCATAATTCTGCAGGCTGTTTGTGACCATCAGGGCCGCTTCCTTGATACGTACGTGGGCTGGCCTGGATCAGTCCATGACTCCAGAGTCCTCCGCCACAGCCCACTGTATAGGTCACTCTACCCTCCTCCAGGGCACTTCATCCTTGCAGACGGCGGGTACCCTTGCCTCCAACACCCACTACCCCTCATCACTCCCTACAAGAGGCCAGTGCGAGGTGTGGGAGCCCAGCGCTTCAACTGGCATCATTCCAGGGCACGCTCCATTATAGAGCGTGCTTTTGGAATGATGAAGACCAGGTTCAGGGCCATCTTCCTGCAAGCGCTGGAGGTGCACCACACCTTCGTACCTCAC GTCATAACAGCATGTGCCATCCTCCACAACATCTGCCTTGGGGCCGATGACATCATggccccagaggaggaggatgagcctGAGGACGAtgtagaggaggatgaggggggcgATGGTTTGGAGGTCAGTGGTGCTCCCTGGCGGGACCAGCTGTCTGCAGAGGTGTCtgccctggaggaggcccccccTGACCACCAATATATACAGGCAAGTAATATAATTGAAAAgctatttctatttatttaa